In the Deferribacter desulfuricans SSM1 genome, TGCCATTATCAAAATCAATAAGTTTCCTACGCTCAATTAATATATATAATAGTGTTTGTTTAATATTTTCTACATCTACTTTCCCATCTACATCCATACACCTATCAATCAACTCTTCAATCACAAGCAGGTCAACTGCACCTGAAAGTTGTAACTTCTGAATATATTGCATACCAGCTTCAGTAAACTTATCTTTTTCAGACTTTGAAAAATACCTAACACCGTTTGTGGGAGTAAAATT is a window encoding:
- a CDS encoding DUF494 family protein, with amino-acid sequence MEKILIALNMIVDFVESYELIDEIDIATMLYKSGFEKYEIRQVLSYLDFGNFTPTNGVRYFSKSEKDKFTEAGMQYIQKLQLSGAVDLLVIEELIDRCMDVDGKVDVENIKQTLLYILIERRKLIDFDNGSMDEFVN